The following coding sequences lie in one Pungitius pungitius chromosome 18, fPunPun2.1, whole genome shotgun sequence genomic window:
- the ccnb1 gene encoding G2/mitotic-specific cyclin-B1 isoform X1 — MALRVTRNRLASTRTDLAGKACTAAGPTMKPRAALGEIGNIANNNKEVQKKMVKTEATKKTKPVTRKAVVEQPKPENVVPAKPEPTVQVQVQVLPEPASPTPMETSGCAPGDLCQAFSDVMLHAAVRDVDADDYDNPMLCSEYVKDIYKYLRQLEVEQNVKPAYLQGQEVTGNMRAILVDWLVQVSLKFRLLQETMYMTVGIIDRFLQEKPVPKKQLQLVGVTAMFLASKYEEMYPPEISDFAYVTDRAYTTAQIRDMEMTILRVLKFQLGRPLPLQFLRRASKIHEVTAEQHTLAKYLLELTMVDYEMVHFPPSMVASASLALTLKILDAGDWDVTLQHYMDYTAESLIPVMAHIAKNVVKVNDGLTKHMAIKGKYSTSKQMRIATISQLKSSVVKDLATQLPQ; from the exons ATGGCTCTTCGAGTAACCAGA AACCGCTTGGCTTCCACCAGGACCGACCTCGCTGGGAAGGCCTGCACAGCCGCCGGGCCCACGATGAAGCCTCGAGCTGCGCTCGGCGAAATCGGAAACATCGCTAATAACAACAAAGAAGTACAGAAGAAG ATGGTCAAGACAGAGGCCACCAAGAAGACCAAACCTGTCACCAGAAAAGCAGTTGTTGAGCAACCAAAACCAGAAAATGTTGTTCCTGCCAAGCCGGAGCCCACGGTGCAGGTACAGGTACAG GTTCTCCCAGAACCAGCCTCCCCCACGCCAATGGAGACCTCTGGCTGTGCGCCCGGTGACCTCTGCCAAGCTTTTTCTGATGTCATGCTTCACGCCGCTGTCCGCGACGTGGATGCAGACGACTACGACAACCCCATGCTCTGCAGCGAATATGTCAAAGACATCTACAAGTACCTCAGACAACTTGAG GTTGAGCAGAACGTCAAACCCGCCTACCTGCAGGGTCAGGAGGTCACTGGTAACATGCGGGCCATTCTTGTTGACTGGCTGGTGCAAGTGAGCCTGAAGTTCCGCCTGCTGCAGGAAACTATGTACATGACCGTGGGAATCATTGACCGCTTTCTTCAG GAGAAACCGGTCCCCAAGAAGCAGCTGCAGCTTGTCGGTGTGACTGCCATGTTCCTTGCTTCCAAATACGAGGAGATGTATCCCCCTGAGATCTCCGACTTTGCCTACGTGACCGACCGCGCCTACACCACCGCCCAGATCAGAGACATGGAGATGACTATTCTCCGGGTGCTCAAGTTCCAACTGGGCcgccctcttcctctgcagttcCTGAGAAGGGCCTCAAAGATTCACGAG GTAACTGCAGAGCAACACACACTGGCCAAATACCTCCTGGAGCTCACCATGGTGGACTATGAGATGGTTCACTTCCCACCTTCCATGGTGGCAAGCGCTTCTTTGGCTCTCACCCTCAAGATCTTGGACGCTGGAGACTGG GATGTGACCCTGCAGCACTACATGGACTACACAGCAGAGAGTTTGATTCCTGTGATGGCGCACATTGCCAAGAATGTTGTGAAGGTGAATGATGGGCTCACTAAGCACATG GCCATTAAAGGAAAGTACTCCACTTCGAAACAAATGCGGATTGCCACCATCTCGCAGCTAAAGTCCTCGGTAGTGAAGGATTTGGCTACGCAGCTCCCTCAGTGA
- the ccnb1 gene encoding G2/mitotic-specific cyclin-B1 isoform X2: protein MALRVTRNRLASTRTDLAGKACTAAGPTMKPRAALGEIGNIANNNKEVQKKMVKTEATKKTKPVTRKAVVEQPKPENVVPAKPEPTVQVQVLPEPASPTPMETSGCAPGDLCQAFSDVMLHAAVRDVDADDYDNPMLCSEYVKDIYKYLRQLEVEQNVKPAYLQGQEVTGNMRAILVDWLVQVSLKFRLLQETMYMTVGIIDRFLQEKPVPKKQLQLVGVTAMFLASKYEEMYPPEISDFAYVTDRAYTTAQIRDMEMTILRVLKFQLGRPLPLQFLRRASKIHEVTAEQHTLAKYLLELTMVDYEMVHFPPSMVASASLALTLKILDAGDWDVTLQHYMDYTAESLIPVMAHIAKNVVKVNDGLTKHMAIKGKYSTSKQMRIATISQLKSSVVKDLATQLPQ, encoded by the exons ATGGCTCTTCGAGTAACCAGA AACCGCTTGGCTTCCACCAGGACCGACCTCGCTGGGAAGGCCTGCACAGCCGCCGGGCCCACGATGAAGCCTCGAGCTGCGCTCGGCGAAATCGGAAACATCGCTAATAACAACAAAGAAGTACAGAAGAAG ATGGTCAAGACAGAGGCCACCAAGAAGACCAAACCTGTCACCAGAAAAGCAGTTGTTGAGCAACCAAAACCAGAAAATGTTGTTCCTGCCAAGCCGGAGCCCACGGTGCAGGTACAG GTTCTCCCAGAACCAGCCTCCCCCACGCCAATGGAGACCTCTGGCTGTGCGCCCGGTGACCTCTGCCAAGCTTTTTCTGATGTCATGCTTCACGCCGCTGTCCGCGACGTGGATGCAGACGACTACGACAACCCCATGCTCTGCAGCGAATATGTCAAAGACATCTACAAGTACCTCAGACAACTTGAG GTTGAGCAGAACGTCAAACCCGCCTACCTGCAGGGTCAGGAGGTCACTGGTAACATGCGGGCCATTCTTGTTGACTGGCTGGTGCAAGTGAGCCTGAAGTTCCGCCTGCTGCAGGAAACTATGTACATGACCGTGGGAATCATTGACCGCTTTCTTCAG GAGAAACCGGTCCCCAAGAAGCAGCTGCAGCTTGTCGGTGTGACTGCCATGTTCCTTGCTTCCAAATACGAGGAGATGTATCCCCCTGAGATCTCCGACTTTGCCTACGTGACCGACCGCGCCTACACCACCGCCCAGATCAGAGACATGGAGATGACTATTCTCCGGGTGCTCAAGTTCCAACTGGGCcgccctcttcctctgcagttcCTGAGAAGGGCCTCAAAGATTCACGAG GTAACTGCAGAGCAACACACACTGGCCAAATACCTCCTGGAGCTCACCATGGTGGACTATGAGATGGTTCACTTCCCACCTTCCATGGTGGCAAGCGCTTCTTTGGCTCTCACCCTCAAGATCTTGGACGCTGGAGACTGG GATGTGACCCTGCAGCACTACATGGACTACACAGCAGAGAGTTTGATTCCTGTGATGGCGCACATTGCCAAGAATGTTGTGAAGGTGAATGATGGGCTCACTAAGCACATG GCCATTAAAGGAAAGTACTCCACTTCGAAACAAATGCGGATTGCCACCATCTCGCAGCTAAAGTCCTCGGTAGTGAAGGATTTGGCTACGCAGCTCCCTCAGTGA
- the pmchl gene encoding pro-melanin-concentrating hormone, like codes for MRRSLMSVLFAVALFLECYAVAVALPMGQTDDGSLERDTFVSLLSNEASENALIDGDSAAAGKTRGQRVIVIADPSLWRDLRGPHNGLTVYKRRADDNGQDPNIPILRRDTMRCMVGRVYRPCWEV; via the coding sequence ATGAGACGGTCACTGATGTCGGTCCTCTTCGCCGTAGCGCTGTTTTTGGAGTGCTACGCTGTGGCAGTGGCTCTGCCGATGGGCCAGACCGACGACGGCTCCTTGGAGCGCGATACGTTCGTCTCGCTGCTGAGCAACGAGGCATCAGAAAACGCCCTGATCGACGGAGACTCGGCAGCAGCGGGCAAAACCAGGGGGCAAAGGGTCATCGTCATCGCCGATCCCAGCCTGTGGAGGGACCTGCGGGGGCCACACAACGGACTGACCGTCTACAAGCGGAGAGCTGACGACAACGGCCAGGACCCGAACATCCCCATTCTGAGGAGGGACACTATGAGGTGCATGGTCGGACGGGTGTATCGGCCCTGCTGGGAAGTCTAG